Proteins found in one Phoenicibacter congonensis genomic segment:
- a CDS encoding PucR family transcriptional regulator, whose product MSVTVSDLMKLPSLRRAKVVGGKGGLQNIVSAISVLESTDPDILVKEVFPGDTYAGGEIIITGFVNCLDEVDLQCANMLRLIEGGEVALVLYYVGLYLPKVDKRLIDIANEHDFVLICMPEGQRNLRYSDLISEVSEMIYKDRAEKVTLVSDILARMSSLPHHYQTVATALQMLCAEMNCSIVLSTSTGTILNLAAWPTGTQDELREEVERILSEFGKEPEISTLLPGATIYPVAIRCDSSESLLLTLIKRGRPLSSELIKQAGDTVRICVNIWGKQHGTVAIHELIRAILQDEPLRMRRLAEIFNVSVADISELWMLCGCNAEAVEARMDDDVVLARQCSEIVIGSIFEQHPVMCLSAPRSLKDAEIVLERLLACAQDESPDAVIVRCGSLENTTECRNAYLLVDDYLEDAKLIFPTKKTFLLGDIQFAASCREQVEKGEAQALRNTTPLTILELDCDYKDLIITACTYLLDCDNSVTKTAETLFIHKNTVKYRLQKISEILGFRLGKMPETIDVYKSAAIYRLLNS is encoded by the coding sequence ATGAGCGTCACTGTTTCCGACTTAATGAAATTGCCTTCTTTGCGACGGGCTAAAGTTGTTGGTGGCAAGGGCGGTTTACAAAACATAGTCTCTGCAATTTCGGTGCTTGAATCAACTGATCCAGATATTCTTGTTAAGGAAGTGTTCCCTGGCGACACCTATGCTGGTGGAGAAATTATAATCACTGGTTTTGTTAATTGTCTTGACGAAGTTGATTTGCAATGCGCTAACATGTTGCGGTTAATTGAGGGCGGCGAAGTTGCCCTGGTTCTCTATTATGTCGGCCTTTATCTTCCAAAGGTAGACAAGCGATTGATAGACATTGCCAACGAACATGATTTCGTGCTGATTTGCATGCCGGAGGGTCAAAGGAATCTTCGCTATAGTGATCTAATTTCGGAAGTTTCTGAAATGATCTATAAAGACAGGGCGGAAAAAGTAACTCTAGTCTCTGACATTCTTGCAAGGATGTCTTCGTTGCCGCATCACTATCAAACGGTTGCGACTGCTCTTCAGATGTTGTGTGCCGAAATGAATTGCTCTATTGTTTTGAGCACGAGCACTGGTACAATTCTAAATTTGGCTGCATGGCCAACAGGAACGCAAGACGAGCTTCGTGAAGAAGTTGAAAGAATTCTTTCCGAATTTGGTAAAGAGCCGGAGATAAGCACTCTTTTGCCAGGTGCTACGATTTATCCCGTTGCAATTCGTTGTGATTCATCCGAATCTTTGTTGCTCACTCTAATCAAAAGAGGGCGACCTCTTTCTTCTGAACTAATTAAACAAGCGGGCGACACAGTGAGAATTTGTGTGAACATTTGGGGAAAGCAGCATGGCACGGTTGCAATTCATGAGTTGATTCGTGCGATTTTGCAAGATGAGCCTCTTCGAATGCGCCGACTTGCTGAAATTTTCAATGTCAGCGTAGCTGATATTAGTGAACTTTGGATGCTTTGTGGTTGCAACGCCGAAGCTGTTGAAGCAAGAATGGATGACGATGTAGTGCTTGCAAGACAGTGTTCAGAAATTGTGATTGGGTCAATTTTTGAACAGCATCCTGTCATGTGTCTCAGCGCACCGCGTTCGTTAAAGGATGCAGAAATTGTGCTTGAAAGGTTGCTTGCGTGCGCCCAAGATGAATCACCAGATGCCGTCATAGTTCGATGTGGGTCTCTTGAGAACACCACTGAGTGCAGGAATGCATATCTTCTAGTGGATGATTATCTGGAGGATGCAAAGTTGATTTTCCCAACTAAGAAGACATTCCTTCTTGGAGACATTCAATTTGCAGCCTCTTGCAGAGAGCAAGTTGAAAAAGGCGAGGCGCAGGCTTTGAGAAACACAACACCTTTGACCATTTTGGAACTTGATTGTGATTATAAAGATTTAATAATCACAGCTTGCACCTATTTGCTTGATTGCGACAACAGTGTCACAAAAACCGCTGAGACGCTGTTTATCCATAAAAACACTGTGAAATATCGACTTCAGAAAATTAGTGAAATTCTTGGGTTTCGTTTGGGAAAAATGCCAGAAACTATTGATGTTTACAAAAGTGCTGCGATTTATAGACTGCTTAATAGCTAA
- a CDS encoding shikimate kinase, whose product MRNITFIGMPSSGKSTIGVLLAKRLGMSFVDLDIVIQENTQKKLKDLIDEFGQEVFLDIEEETACELDVSNSVIAPGGSICHEQKAMEHLSDISTVVYLYISYDEMERRVGDYVARGVAIPEGYTLRDLYDERSSLYEKYADIKVDETGKHFDKIVDELLVILGGK is encoded by the coding sequence TTGAGAAACATAACGTTTATAGGGATGCCTTCTTCGGGCAAATCAACGATTGGTGTTTTGCTTGCAAAACGTTTGGGGATGAGTTTTGTCGATCTTGACATTGTTATTCAGGAAAACACTCAGAAAAAATTAAAAGACTTAATTGACGAGTTTGGGCAAGAGGTTTTTTTGGACATTGAAGAAGAGACTGCTTGCGAGCTTGATGTCTCTAATTCGGTCATTGCGCCAGGTGGCTCAATTTGTCATGAACAAAAAGCAATGGAGCATCTTAGCGACATCTCAACTGTTGTCTATCTCTATATTTCTTATGATGAAATGGAGAGGCGAGTTGGCGATTATGTTGCGCGCGGCGTAGCTATCCCAGAAGGCTACACCTTGCGCGACCTTTATGACGAACGCTCTTCTCTTTATGAAAAATATGCAGACATTAAAGTCGATGAAACTGGCAAGCATTTTGACAAAATCGTTGACGAGCTGCTAGTAATTCTGGGTGGCAAATAG
- a CDS encoding cytosine permease, translating to MSKVDSGFTIDESKRQSWLSIAAVWAGGMICVPCLLVGGVLVQSGLSLAEISLSILIGYGFICLYMIFIGMQACDTGLPVAVLASASLGKKGARYIISFLLAFACIGWFGIQSATCGAAFANMIAALIGFEATPQIIAGCSIFWGIVMLLTACVGFKGLKWLNYLAVPLLVVVCLWGLYAGFSTYNGAAILADYAPQASAGLVFGISMVVASFALGGVISADYCRFAKSRADVVKSSLVGVLPAGFLMLLVGSSMSIVTGEYDISIILTSLGVPLAGLLVLILATWTTNVTNAYSGGLALSNFLGFDESKFKITTGVAGALGTLLAALGLLSAFTGFLSLMSALIPPLAGVLIASYWVIGKGRVDNYSFREGFSIVGVFSYLFGAFIACVTGGTFANFPTLIELMPFLNTPFFVGPINGIVVSFAVYAIFRNALPERKAKKVNVEA from the coding sequence GTGAGTAAGGTTGATAGCGGTTTTACAATTGATGAGTCTAAACGACAAAGCTGGCTGTCTATTGCGGCAGTTTGGGCCGGAGGAATGATTTGCGTTCCTTGTCTTCTGGTCGGTGGCGTTCTTGTTCAAAGTGGACTCAGTTTAGCAGAAATATCTTTATCTATTTTGATTGGCTATGGTTTTATTTGTCTCTACATGATCTTTATCGGAATGCAGGCTTGCGACACTGGTCTTCCTGTTGCTGTTCTTGCTTCTGCTTCTCTTGGTAAAAAAGGTGCCCGCTACATCATTAGTTTTCTTCTTGCATTTGCTTGCATAGGATGGTTTGGCATACAATCAGCAACTTGTGGAGCGGCTTTTGCCAACATGATAGCGGCATTAATTGGTTTTGAGGCAACTCCTCAGATTATAGCTGGATGTTCGATTTTTTGGGGCATCGTGATGCTTTTAACAGCTTGTGTTGGATTTAAAGGTCTCAAGTGGCTAAACTACCTCGCTGTGCCTTTGCTTGTTGTTGTTTGCTTGTGGGGTCTATATGCTGGATTTTCAACGTACAATGGCGCGGCTATTCTTGCTGATTATGCACCTCAAGCTTCTGCAGGTTTAGTGTTTGGAATATCTATGGTTGTGGCTTCTTTTGCATTGGGCGGAGTAATCTCTGCAGATTATTGTCGATTTGCAAAAAGCCGAGCTGATGTCGTAAAGTCTTCTCTGGTTGGTGTGCTTCCTGCTGGTTTCTTGATGTTGTTGGTTGGATCTTCGATGAGCATTGTGACTGGGGAGTATGACATCAGCATTATATTGACTTCTTTGGGAGTTCCTCTTGCGGGTCTTTTAGTGTTAATTTTGGCTACATGGACCACTAATGTTACTAATGCCTATTCTGGTGGTCTTGCTCTAAGCAATTTTCTTGGATTTGATGAAAGCAAGTTTAAAATCACCACCGGTGTTGCTGGTGCTTTGGGAACGTTGCTTGCGGCATTGGGTTTGCTTAGTGCGTTCACTGGCTTTCTGTCTTTGATGTCTGCGTTAATTCCGCCATTAGCTGGTGTGCTAATCGCTTCCTATTGGGTGATTGGAAAGGGCAGAGTTGATAACTATTCTTTCCGCGAAGGCTTCTCTATTGTTGGAGTTTTCTCCTATTTGTTTGGCGCTTTTATTGCTTGTGTAACTGGCGGAACTTTTGCTAATTTCCCTACTCTGATTGAACTGATGCCTTTTTTGAACACACCGTTCTTTGTTGGGCCAATCAATGGCATCGTTGTTTCCTTTGCTGTATATGCAATTTTTAGAAATGCTCTTCCTGAAAGAAAAGCGAAGAAGGTTAATGTGGAGGCTTAA